DNA sequence from the Candidatus Bathyarchaeota archaeon genome:
AAAAAGAAAAAAGAAGAAGAAATCGTAGAGGAAAGATTCTACACAATACCGCTACAAAGGGCATTGGTGCGTCCACCCAAAAAACGTGCTCCACGTGCAGTACAACTGATTAAAGCATTCATAAACAGACACATGAAGGTTGAAACACAGGTTTCCGAAGAAGAGGAAGAAGAAGAGCTATCCCGACTGATTATAAGCGAAGAAGTTAACGAGAAAATTTGGGGAAAAGGCATAGAGAAACCTCCACGCAGAATTAAAGTGCGCGCAACCAAAGATAAAGACGGCAACGTAACAGTCTACTTAGCCGAAAACCAGTAAACCTTTACAACTCTCTATCCTTCACATCTTCATTTTTTTTAAATACTATCTCTAACAGTTTTAGTTATAATGCCTTTTAAGCGGAATCTCGATTATAAACGTCGTTCCTTCCCCAACAGTGGTTTCGAAGCTTACATTTCCATCCAAGGCTTCGACTAGCTTCTTCACAACCGCCAAGCCAAATCCTTGACCTTTAGACTTAGTCGTAAACAAAGGCTTGAAAATTCTGCTCTTGACCTCCTCAGTCATACCTTTACCAGTGTCTGAGACAGCTATGATTACAGCATTTTCTCTTCGGAAAGCGCTTATGGTGAGGTTGCCACCTTTCTCTTCCATAGCTTGTATGCCGTTACGAACAAGATTAACTAATATACGCTTCAAAAACGAAGGGTCAACTTTAAGCATTGGAAACGACTTCTCTATTTTATAGGACACGCTAACGTTTTCGGGCGCATCTAACTCCGAGAGTACGTCTTGGATTATTTCTTCAAGGCACGTTTCTTGGATAGTTGCAGTTAAGGGTTTAGCGTAATCCTGCAGGTCGGTTACGATTTTGTTTATGTACATTGTTTGTTTCTCAATACAGTTAATGCTTGATGTCAAGTTCTTTCTTGCTTCGCACTCAGGCAACCCGTTTATTTCTTCTTTCGCTAAAAACAACTCGCAAATAATCGTCTGCAACGGATTACGAATATCATGACCAACCATACCTGCGGTTTCGCCAATAGCCGCTAAGCGCTCAACACCTTTCATCCTCTCAGTTCGGATTTTTATTACTTCTTCAAGGCGCTTAGCATACTGCTCCAGCGAGTCTTGAAGCTTCCTGCGTTCGGTTACATCTTTCAAAAGCACTGATATTCCATCGCCTGTGGGGTAAACTTGAATTTCAAAGAA
Encoded proteins:
- a CDS encoding 50S ribosomal protein L31e, with amino-acid sequence MVEERFYTIPLQRALVRPPKKRAPRAVQLIKAFINRHMKVETQVSEEEEEEELSRLIISEEVNEKIWGKGIEKPPRRIKVRATKDKDGNVTVYLAENQ
- a CDS encoding ATP-binding protein; amino-acid sequence: MPQMQDAKLSDEVLSTLTSLGKNVYDGLFEHMNYGFAYCKVIFDEFGNAKDYVFYDMNKLCRKLARLHKPVVGRKATELFSTLESEPLKWIKKCGKVAHTGKSLTFESAYPALNRWFSISAYCPEKDHFVMIIKDITGRKRTEQALRQSERQYRKIAKSITDPFFALDSSLKINYWNKTIEKLTGIDIKEAVNKHYFDVFGKSKATKKFVKVFLSTMHSKKPRTWVGNLPNCDGEFFFEIQVYPTGDGISVLLKDVTERRKLQDSLEQYAKRLEEVIKIRTERMKGVERLAAIGETAGMVGHDIRNPLQTIICELFLAKEEINGLPECEARKNLTSSINCIEKQTMYINKIVTDLQDYAKPLTATIQETCLEEIIQDVLSELDAPENVSVSYKIEKSFPMLKVDPSFLKRILVNLVRNGIQAMEEKGGNLTISAFRRENAVIIAVSDTGKGMTEEVKSRIFKPLFTTKSKGQGFGLAVVKKLVEALDGNVSFETTVGEGTTFIIEIPLKRHYN